The proteins below are encoded in one region of Levilactobacillus namurensis:
- the plsY gene encoding glycerol-3-phosphate 1-O-acyltransferase PlsY: MKLVGLLILAYLLGAIPNGVWIGKFFFKTDIRQAGSGNIGTTNTYRVLGPYAGTTVMVLDIAKGTVATLLPTWFHVTTGLGTATPLLFGLFAILGHTVSVFDHFKGGKAVATSAGMLLAYNPIMFVIAAGLWVSLIYWTSMVSLASMVAFSLVTVISLFFRDPYLTGIAVVLTIFVFYRHRTNITRIRQGTESLVPFGRGYRRHRTSK; encoded by the coding sequence TTGAAATTAGTCGGCTTACTTATCCTAGCCTATCTTTTAGGCGCCATTCCCAACGGCGTCTGGATTGGCAAATTCTTCTTTAAGACCGATATTCGCCAAGCCGGTTCCGGCAACATCGGGACCACGAATACTTACCGGGTCCTCGGCCCCTACGCCGGGACCACCGTTATGGTCCTCGACATCGCTAAGGGAACGGTCGCTACGTTACTGCCCACCTGGTTTCACGTGACCACGGGGCTGGGAACCGCGACGCCCTTGTTGTTCGGCCTCTTTGCCATTCTTGGTCACACGGTCTCCGTCTTCGACCACTTTAAGGGGGGCAAGGCCGTCGCCACGTCGGCGGGGATGCTGCTGGCTTACAACCCCATCATGTTCGTGATTGCTGCCGGCCTGTGGGTCAGCCTGATCTACTGGACCAGTATGGTCAGTCTGGCTAGCATGGTCGCCTTCAGCCTGGTCACGGTGATCTCGCTATTCTTCCGGGATCCATACTTGACCGGCATCGCCGTTGTCTTAACGATCTTTGTCTTCTACCGCCACCGGACGAACATCACGCGGATCCGTCAAGGGACCGAGTCCTTAGTCCCGTTTGGCCGCGGTTACCGGCGACACCGAACCAGTAAGTAA
- a CDS encoding aldose 1-epimerase family protein codes for MFTLKNQYLTVKINPLGAELTSVTDNDSHLEYMWQADKAFWGRHAPFLFPIVGRLQDNQYQVDGQTYQMTQHGFARDRTFTVVDQSATALTLQLQADAQSREKYPFAFKLTVHYTLVDHGLQVAATIQNQGTQTMPWSFGAHPGFNLPLGQAAADFTDYQVTVAPKQVYQRVPLVGPYSDTQHAVPLDLTQPLALKHALFDHDAQILTLNNRETTVMLSTPKDDHGVALTVAAPYLGIWSPYPKQAPFVCLEPWWGLADDVQATGDLRTKVAIHQLAPGADVQVGYQITYF; via the coding sequence ATGTTCACTTTAAAGAATCAGTATTTAACGGTAAAAATCAATCCATTGGGTGCGGAGTTAACTAGTGTCACGGACAATGACAGTCACCTGGAGTACATGTGGCAGGCTGATAAGGCGTTTTGGGGGCGGCATGCACCGTTCCTGTTCCCCATTGTGGGGCGGCTACAGGACAACCAGTACCAGGTCGACGGCCAGACGTATCAGATGACCCAGCACGGGTTTGCCCGGGACCGGACGTTTACGGTCGTGGATCAAAGCGCCACGGCGCTGACTTTACAGCTACAAGCGGATGCGCAGAGTCGCGAAAAGTACCCCTTTGCGTTTAAGTTAACGGTGCACTACACCTTGGTGGATCACGGGTTACAGGTCGCCGCAACGATCCAAAACCAAGGAACGCAGACCATGCCCTGGTCGTTTGGGGCCCATCCCGGCTTCAACTTACCACTGGGCCAGGCAGCAGCCGACTTTACGGATTACCAAGTAACCGTTGCGCCGAAGCAAGTCTATCAGCGGGTCCCCTTAGTCGGACCATACAGCGACACGCAACACGCGGTACCGTTGGATCTCACGCAGCCATTGGCGTTGAAGCACGCGCTATTCGACCATGACGCCCAGATCTTGACGCTCAATAACCGCGAGACAACGGTCATGCTGAGCACGCCTAAGGACGACCACGGGGTAGCATTGACGGTCGCCGCGCCGTACTTAGGAATCTGGTCACCTTACCCTAAGCAAGCGCCGTTCGTCTGCTTAGAACCTTGGTGGGGTCTGGCCGATGATGTGCAGGCCACCGGTGATCTCCGCACCAAGGTTGCGATTCACCAGTTAGCACCCGGCGCGGATGTCCAGGTCGGCTACCAGATTACCTACTTTTAA
- the hslU gene encoding ATP-dependent protease ATPase subunit HslU has protein sequence MDAINKTPKEIVNLLNQYVIGQDDAKKAIAIALRNRYRRMQLDASMQEEISPKNMLMIGPTGVGKTEIARRLAKIVHAPFTKVEASKFTEVGYVGRDVESMVRDLVEVAVTMEKKDQFKNVRNDAAQAANKRLVKLLAPAKKKNDTSNNDFSNMMKMFSQMQSGQTPTAPDQQEEVTDEIRNERLSLTEQLNKGLLENHKVEIEMDDPQQANATDNNMLGQMGIDLNDTLGSIMPKKRIKRTVTVAEAREILIAEESEKLVNNADINHDAIQRAENTGIIFLDEIDKIAKGSSQNSGDVSREGVQRDILPIVEGTQVKTKYGTIDTDHILFIAAGAFAESKPSDLIAELQGRFPIRVELNDLSKEDFVRILTEPNNALIKQYIALIGTDNIKVTFTMEAIQRIAELAFELNHENQNIGARRLQTVLEKLLEDLLYEGPDMGGGDVTITESYVNDKIGDIVQNKDLSRYIL, from the coding sequence GTGGATGCGATTAATAAGACACCAAAAGAGATCGTAAATCTCTTAAATCAATACGTCATTGGTCAGGACGATGCCAAGAAGGCCATTGCGATTGCCTTGCGCAACCGGTACCGGCGGATGCAACTCGATGCAAGCATGCAAGAAGAAATTTCGCCCAAGAACATGCTAATGATTGGACCGACCGGGGTCGGGAAAACCGAAATTGCTCGGCGGTTGGCGAAAATTGTACATGCTCCATTTACAAAGGTCGAAGCCAGCAAGTTCACCGAAGTTGGGTACGTTGGTCGGGACGTTGAATCCATGGTCCGTGACCTGGTCGAAGTGGCCGTGACGATGGAAAAGAAGGACCAATTCAAGAACGTCCGTAACGATGCTGCACAGGCGGCGAACAAGCGGTTAGTTAAGCTGCTCGCGCCGGCTAAGAAGAAAAATGACACGAGCAACAACGACTTTTCGAACATGATGAAGATGTTCTCCCAGATGCAAAGCGGTCAGACGCCAACAGCACCAGACCAACAAGAAGAAGTCACCGACGAGATTCGTAACGAACGGTTGTCGCTGACCGAACAATTGAATAAGGGGCTGCTGGAAAACCACAAGGTCGAAATCGAAATGGACGACCCGCAACAGGCCAACGCGACGGATAATAACATGTTGGGTCAGATGGGCATCGATCTCAACGATACTCTAGGGTCCATCATGCCCAAGAAGCGCATCAAGCGGACGGTGACGGTCGCCGAAGCCCGGGAGATCCTGATCGCCGAAGAGTCTGAGAAGTTGGTCAACAATGCCGACATCAACCACGACGCCATTCAGCGAGCCGAAAACACCGGGATCATCTTCTTGGATGAAATCGATAAGATTGCGAAGGGTAGTAGTCAAAACAGCGGGGATGTTTCCCGTGAAGGGGTGCAACGCGACATCCTGCCAATCGTCGAAGGCACTCAGGTGAAGACTAAGTACGGCACCATCGATACCGACCACATCCTGTTCATTGCGGCCGGGGCGTTTGCGGAGTCCAAGCCTAGTGACCTGATTGCGGAACTGCAGGGCCGCTTCCCGATTCGGGTTGAATTGAACGACCTGAGCAAGGAAGACTTCGTGCGGATCTTAACGGAGCCCAATAACGCACTGATCAAGCAATACATTGCGCTGATTGGGACCGACAATATCAAGGTGACCTTCACCATGGAGGCCATTCAACGGATCGCTGAGTTAGCCTTTGAACTGAACCATGAGAACCAAAATATTGGGGCTCGGCGCCTACAGACGGTCTTAGAAAAACTCTTGGAGGACTTATTGTACGAAGGGCCTGACATGGGTGGCGGCGACGTGACCATCACGGAAAGCTACGTCAACGATAAAATCGGGGATATTGTTCAAAACAAGGACCTTTCCCGGTACATTCTTTAA
- the hslV gene encoding HslVU peptidase proteolytic subunit produces the protein MPVKFEATTICAVRHNGHNAMAGDGQVTMGEKVIMKGTAHKIRRIYNDKVVVGFAGSVADAFNLEEKFEAQLNEYSGNLQRAAVELAKQWRSDQALQKLEALLIVMDKDEMLLVSGSGEVIAPDDDILAIGSGGNFALAAATALHHHAPDMTAKEIAESAIHIAGGIDIFTNENVISEEL, from the coding sequence ATGCCAGTAAAATTTGAAGCAACGACCATCTGTGCTGTGCGTCATAACGGCCATAATGCTATGGCGGGTGACGGACAAGTGACGATGGGGGAAAAGGTCATCATGAAGGGGACCGCCCACAAGATTCGCCGGATCTATAACGATAAAGTCGTGGTCGGCTTTGCCGGTAGCGTGGCGGATGCCTTTAACCTCGAAGAGAAGTTTGAAGCGCAACTCAACGAATACAGTGGTAACCTCCAACGTGCGGCGGTCGAATTAGCCAAGCAATGGCGTTCGGACCAAGCTCTACAGAAGTTGGAAGCCCTGTTGATCGTGATGGATAAGGACGAGATGTTACTGGTCTCCGGGTCCGGTGAAGTCATCGCACCCGACGACGATATCCTGGCTATTGGGTCCGGGGGCAACTTTGCCTTAGCGGCCGCCACGGCCTTACACCACCACGCGCCTGACATGACGGCCAAGGAAATTGCCGAAAGTGCCATTCACATTGCGGGTGGGATCGATATCTTCACCAACGAAAATGTTATTTCCGAAGAACTCTAA